The DNA region tttcctggaaaaccaCTGATCCTCTTGAAATGTTTGAATTGCTGGGTTGCTAAAACTGCcctggggttttattttcacaggGGTGCTGCTGATTCCTGTTTGTCAGACCATGTCACTGCAGAGCTTTGATACAGCAGCttgaaaaaaagggggaaggcTCCTGATTCTGTGAAGCTGAATTGCACTGGCTTCaccttttttacctttttagaGCCACCAGGCTCTAGCAAAGGCTTATTTCTGGTCTAGGCACTTAGGGGAAACCCCCAGgcctcactgcagagctgctggacagCAGGAAGCACCTGGgacctgcagctgggctgggaagtgGCTTCAGGTCAGGGAAGCTGGTGGTGCCCAGACTGACTGTTGGGGTGTCAGATCTGCTGTGGTGATGGGGGGGCTCCTGTGGAGAGAAGGAGCCCCCACAGGTCTGGGAGTGTGGGGAGATCCCTTGGGAAGGAACTGAAGGCTGGGAATGTTTTTGAGATAGAAGGACATGATAGCTTTGAGCTGTgtccctccaggaatggggagccctggcacagggtccAGCCTCATCCCAGGAACACACCACCACCCACTGCTCCCTGAGCACTGCCCTCATCCCCCCAAAGAAGACAACCAAGCACACCAAGTACCTTGGGAAGTTTTTAATTGCActgtgagcacagggcaggtCACCACAGGACTGAACAGAACAAAGTGGTCTCAGCTTTGGGTGgcagcagagaacagaaagaaGTGCTCTAAGCTagctcctgcctcccctccagctgcacctTCACTACTGTAGTGGTGATGTGGAGGCACTGGCCAAATGtaggagggggaaagaaaaaaaaaacaacagaaggGGGAGAAGTTTCCCTTAGActgccctctcctctcctggaaAAGGGAGTCTCCACAGCCAGCACCTGCCCCAGAGTGGTTGTGTACCCACACCCCTGCCACCTCAAGCCATCCCAAGACAGCAGAGACCCCCTGAATTGACACTAATTCACAAAGGCTTATTGTTTCCCTTAAGCAGGTCAGTTTGGAGCCAGGGGCAGCTCTCTAGCTAGGACACCATGAGCatcagcacagggacagagcagggacagtgacatTGTCAGAGCAGGGACACTTGGCTTCAACTCATTAACAGAACACAACTAGAGCGCCGTGCCCGGCCCCAGCCACGGGCCCTGGCCCTACTTCCCCGAGAGCTGCTCGTACAGCTTGGGCACGTAGTCGTCCCACTCGGCCTGGTAGCAGGTGCCCGCCACGGGCGCCCCCAGCCCGTACTTGCTGCGGAAGGCGGCCACCTTGAACTTGCCGCGCTTGTCCCCGGAGCGGTTGGAGAGCACGGGCTCGCTGCAGGCCAGCTGCTGCGGCTGCTCGTACACCAGCCACACGTAGCGGTGCAGCCCTgcgggacagacggacagactCCATCACAAATCCTTCAGgccagctggctcggactccCTGGTCAGTCACAAGGTTTTATTATCGttcctttctctccttgctagctttctgatgaaatccttgcttctattcttttagtatagttttaatatatcataataataatcataatatcttttctcctgagaagctgagtgGCCTCAGAAATCAGttgtaaacaataattatctgctgctgtgaaatgcaacaggtgcatctttgattggtctcatgtagTTGTTTTTAATCAATGGCCAAttacagtccagctgtctcagactctctggtcagtcacaagattttattatcattccttcctttccttgctagctttttgatgaaatcctttcttctgttcttttagtatagttttaatatatcattttcttttaatataatatatataataaaataataaatcagccttctgaaacatggagtcaagattctcatctcttcccttgtcctgggacccctgggaacaccaccacacccctgtgccccagatgagcccacagctgctcagggaaggtGCACCAAGGCTGGatccctgctgtgtgcagccccCAGCAATCCTGTGTGGATTGTTTCTGCAGGGttcccctcaccctgctgcacTGGGTGTGATCCACACagcacctgggagctgctgcaggtacCAACCTGTTCCCTTGGGAGGCCCGGAGCCAACGTAATCCGACATCACGGTCCCGCTGCCCACATTGTTGCCTTTCATGTTGGTCACCAGGAAGTGATGCCACTCCCTGAAAGGAGAAGGCACAGAACACTCTGGCAGAGCCACAGATAAGAAGAACCTTTGTCActccaagctgctgcttttccatgagGCTGTCAGCATGGAGTAAACAAAGAGCTGCCACTCCTGCTTTGCCAAACCTGAAGAACACCAGtcccagagcaggcactgctTTGTTGGGATGCACAGCctgccaaaaccagccccaTGTGGCTGCAGGAAAGCCACAGCCTGACCTCTGAGAGTGGGGATTCCACACACTGCTGAGGCTGACTTGAGGAAGGTGAGCTGGTCCCAGATTTAAGATTCTGCCGCCAGCAAAGACCTAATTCCAACTGACCTATGTGCTAAATTAGAGCAAGCAGTaaatgctgtgctgctccagctacAACAGACCTTTGAGCATCCCTGGtaagagcagctgctcctccccatGCTGTCCCTGGCTCAAGGAGAGATGCAAGGACGTGATTTCTATGACaagccacagccccacagctgcaccTTAGAGAGAGCACAGCCCCACCTCCTCCTCAAGCCTCTGCTCATCTCAAGAGAGATGCTCCTTTTTCCCCACGCAAGACACGGAGCTGTCCATCCCCACTACCTGAACTTCGGGTCCTTCCGACTGGGCGCATCAGGGTCTGTGAGAACCAGGGTGTAAAGCTTCTGGGGATCGCAGCCGTCCCACTCGATGCTGGTGGGGCGATGCTGGACCTGCAGGGATGACCGCGTTAGCACCGGCCGCGCTGTCAGCGCCAGccacctgccctgcacacagggtCAGCACGGCCTGCGCTGGCAGCGGCACCCGAGGGCTTCAAGGCCATTCGTGCCAGCTCGCCCCGGCTGTGAGAGCCACGGGTTTTCTCTCCTGCGGCACGGCCGCCCCCGCAGCAAGGCCGcccccacagctcagcccctctcTGTGCCCCGCACCCGGGGAAGCTCCGGCGGCAGCTGCCGGAGGGATAGCGCAGGAGGCCCGGCCGCATCCCGCCATTTTGCCGCGCCAACCCCCGCACGCAGGGCCGGGGCTGCTCACCTGAGTGGGCGTGAGCACCTTGCCCAGCTCGTCGATCTCCACGGAGCCATACTTGACCCTCAGCGGGTGCGCCGGCTTCTGCTCCACCTCGGAGAGGCTCAGCGGCCCGTCCCACTTGGCCAAGTCCACCGGCATGGCGACGTTTGCAGCTGCGACGGCGGCGGCTCCGAGCGGCCCGTGCCCCTTGGAGGAGGCaccgccccgctccgctcccaTTGGTGGAGACGCCGCTATGCTCCCCTCCCATTGGTGGAGAAGCACCGCCGGCCTCTCCGGCGCTCTATGGCGCCCCCAGGCGGAGCCGAGAGGGACCGGCCGAGCTCCGGTTACCTGGGCCAGCACTGTCGCGCCTACCGCTAATTAggttaattaataattaatgtaCCAGGGCCCAGTGGGACAACCCTGTGGGTCTCAGCGCTCTGTTTCACGCACGCCTTGGTGCTTTCAAGCTGCCATGTGTAAGGTGTCCTGGAGAAACCCGAGGATAGTTGCATGGTTACGGTCCTCGCTGCGGGGTTACACGGAGGAACAACAGTATCTCTGCTCTTCCCGCTCCGCGGCTTGTGGGGTGTCTCTAAATGGGCGGATTAGAGCAGCTCACTGGACGTGCGGGTCGCTTACCGCTCAGAGAACACTGCTTAGAGAACACTGCTTAGGGAACACCGCTCAGCGCACACCGCGCTCTCCGGTTCAAACACTCCTGGTCCGTGGGCGGCAccgggcggcagcgccggccccgctcTGCTGGGGCCGCCCCACATGGCCGAGGAGGGGGGGTGAGGTGACCCCAAGATGGCGGCCGGCCCCGGGTGGGGGGGGGTGTGAAGATGGCGACCGCCCGAAGCGGCGGCTGTGAGGCGGCGGGACCCGATGGATGGACAAACCCCATCACGGGCCCCTCACGGGTCCTGGCGGGCGGGTCCCCCCGGCCGGGCACGCCCgccagccctccccaggccTGTCCCCGGGGCGGCGGCCGGGCAGCACCGCCTCCGCGGGGCTCCGGCAGCGGCGCACAGCCATGCAGCGCCTCGGCGGGATGCCGCCGGCGCGGCTCGTCCTCGCCCTTTGCTTCTGGAGGCTGGTGCCGCGCCGGGAGGCCGCAGGTAGCGCgggctgaggggaggggagcagggagctgtgtcCCTTTTCCTGACCCTGGTGTGCGCTGGGTGTTTTTAGTCGCCTCAAAGGTCCCTCAGCAGTCCCGTAACAAGCACCCCAGAGGGCTGGCACAGATCAGGAATCCAGGTCTTTGCTGCAGAAGGCGGCTTTGCCCGTTCCCTCCATCCCTAAGGCTGTCCCTTCTCTCTTGCAGGAACAGATGAAGTGGTCTTTGGGCAGGTGGGAGGAAGCATCCTCCTCTTATGCCGCAACGTGTCCAAGGAAGCCACCGAGGTGGTCTGGTTCCAAGGGGATCCACAGTCCTTCCCGCCTCTCTTCTCCTCGAGGGTCTCCTTTCCCCCTGATGTCCGCTTTTCCCTGGTGGACAACAGCTCCCTGAGCATCTCCGAGCTGCGTGTGCAGGACGAGGGCAACTACACCTGCAGGGAAGTGCTGAACAAGACGGACCACGAGCACAgggtgcagctcctggtggccAGTAAGTCATCCTCACAGCTGGGCTTCCTCCCCTCGGCCTCCCACACCCCCAAATTCATCTGGCATCggtggaaaaaataatatttagaaAGTGCAAACGGCTTTCTGGTGCAGAATCTCTCTTGCATCTGCTCACAAGCACCGAAATGTGTATCCAAATGGTCTGTCCCAGATCTAGCATGTGGAGGGGAAACGGCAGCTCTCAGATCCTCGCTGTGTTTCTTCTTCATTGCTGGTGATAAATGAGTTTTTGGGCACATCTTCCATTCTCTGTAGCTATTCCATGGGGACCTTTTGTCTCAGAGTCTGGCTGACTTGAGTCTCCATAAACCTTGGGGTAGGGGCTGATGCTTGCTGTCTGCTTTCCCTTGTTTGGGATAGATGTGCTGTGCCATCCTTTTAGTGGGAGAGCTCTTCCCAACTGAGGAGTCTTACATTGATGGAAGCACGAAATTCCTCAGGTTTATGTGAGAGCAGTGTCCGGAGTGTTCCCTGTTATCAGCACAGGCCAGTTCTTTCAGCCCCTCTGTGTCTTCTGTTACTTTCTCCCTTTTCTATGTCCATTTCATCCATTCATTCCCTTAGAAACGTTCAGAGCACAGGTGgaagtttgggctggaaagcaCTCCAGCCAATTAATCCTTCCTGCTTCTGCCAGGGAACCATTATTTTGCCCTGATACCTCATGTATTCCATGGGAACAGCCCCCTCCAGATCTGGTGCCACTCTTAGTCCCCTCAGGattgagaaaagggaaaatcgGCTGCATTTTGGCCTTCTGTACTCCCTTGgctctttcctttcttgctgCTCTTTCCATGTGTGAGACCTGTTTGCCTTGAGGGtgttccttccttctgcctgtGTGTAAACACTGCACCTGTTCTGTACAGATTAACCTCTTGAAAGTTTACAGGAGTAAAAATTCTCTTCCTGCAGCAAGGAATGTGCAGATGGGGGTGTGGAAGGGTTGAACCCCAGGCTGCTTCAGGGCATAGATAGGTAGGCACTGGGCTGAGGAGCCCCAAATCTGGAGCACTGGGGCAGAACACTTGGGAGCAAAACATGTTTATGGGGTGCCAAGTGTTGGTGCTGCACTCTGAACTTCATTTATTAGCCTGGAATTAATTGTATCACTAATGTCTGAGTACAACAAAGGTGATGTGGGCATAGCCTTTGATAGGTGAGGAGGAGATTTCTGGAGATGCTTTAGCTCAGCACAAGAAGCATCAGCAAAAGTTAGAAGTTTAACCTCTGACCTGTAGCAGGGCCCTGTTTTTTCACAACCCCTGTTGGTGGGACATCTTATCCTGGCCTGGAGCAAATTTTGGACAGGGACTTGGCACTGCTGTGGAAGAGCCTCCCAGGATATGTAGAGGTTTTGTGTGGGAATAACCAGCTGACAGTCTTCAGCCCATCCCATGGGTGGTACCAAAAAGTTCTCTTTTTGTTGGAAACTGCACTTTGAAAACCCCACAAGCAGTAAACATTCTAGCGACAGGACAAAGGTGCAGCCCTGCCTTGGGCTGTggttctgtgtttgttttggatGGGAAGCACCTGTGAAGGAGACATGCAGTTCCACACCTCCAGGGAGTCCTTGGCACATCTGTGTGTGGGTTGATGCAAGAACTGTTGGCTC from Camarhynchus parvulus chromosome 15, STF_HiC, whole genome shotgun sequence includes:
- the PEBP1 gene encoding phosphatidylethanolamine-binding protein 1; this translates as MPVDLAKWDGPLSLSEVEQKPAHPLRVKYGSVEIDELGKVLTPTQVQHRPTSIEWDGCDPQKLYTLVLTDPDAPSRKDPKFREWHHFLVTNMKGNNVGSGTVMSDYVGSGPPKGTGLHRYVWLVYEQPQQLACSEPVLSNRSGDKRGKFKVAAFRSKYGLGAPVAGTCYQAEWDDYVPKLYEQLSGK